In Penaeus chinensis breed Huanghai No. 1 chromosome 11, ASM1920278v2, whole genome shotgun sequence, a genomic segment contains:
- the LOC125030328 gene encoding uncharacterized protein LOC125030328 isoform X2: MKSMVIVIAVLAASQAAPQGHGGIRFTQKEYNGLQQALGYRVPVGIYSANQVFSMVEEYPTDYIVLNFPGLSAGGGGGYASRSGIAQARTGALPADDEVAETFSEVAEEAVEAVEEAAEEAAEEAAELSVNRNLLVQEAVLAMQEQQSAASGGDVVEGRSSSLPATDALDEIEIPSVPADDTASPPVETAVRSTGVEATTATETETATETMATSAATVTEAATETEATTLTTDTTAQPAAAGLAVDAEEAAAAVQEVAAVADSVRTKRQETELTAVDDLSFALAGLGSLIARQH; encoded by the exons ATGAAGTCCATGGTAATAGTCATCGCTGTGCTCGCCGCATCGCAGGCAGCTCCCCAAGGCCATGGGGGTATCAGGT TCACGCAAAAGGAGTACAATGGCCTACAGCAGGCGCTGGGCTATCGCGTCCCGGTGGGCATCTACAGCGCCAACCAAGTATTCTCAATGGTGGAGGAATACCCCACAGACTACATCGTCCTCAACTTCCCCGGTCTGAGCGCTGGCGGCGGAGGCGGCTACGCGTCACGCAGTGGAATTGCTCAAGCTAGGA CTGGTGCTTTGCCTGCTGACGACGAAGTGGCTGAGACTTTCAGTGAAGTGGCTGAGGAGGCCGTAGAGGCCGTCGAAGAAGCTGCAGAAGAAGCTGCAGAAGAAGCTGCAGAATTATCCGTCAACAGGA ACCTGTTGGTGCAGGAGGCCGTCCTTGCTATGCAGGAGCAGCAGTCTGCGGCCTCGGGAGGAGACGTCGTGGAAGGCAGGAGCAGCT CTTTACCAGCAACGGATGCACTCGACGAGATAGAAATTCCATCGGTACCAGCAGATGACACAGCTTCACCGCCCGTAGAAACCGCGGTAAGATCAACGGGAGTCGAAGCCACAACtgcaacagagacagaaacagcaacagaaacaatgGCAACATCAGCAGCAACTGTAACTGAAGCGGCAACAGAAACAGAGGCAACGACTCTCACGACCGATACAACAGCTCAACCGGCAGCTG CTGGATTGGCTGTTGACGCTGAAGAAGCAGCTGCTGCCGTCCAAGAAGTAGCTGCCGTTGCTGATTCCGTTCGGACCAAGCGTCAGGAGACGGAACTCACGGCTGTTGACGACCTTTCCTTTGCCCTCGCTGGCCTTGGTTCCCTCATAG CGCGCCAGCACTAA
- the LOC125030328 gene encoding uncharacterized protein LOC125030328 isoform X1 produces the protein MKSMVIVIAVLAASQAAPQGHGGIRFTQKEYNGLQQALGYRVPVGIYSANQVFSMVEEYPTDYIVLNFPGLSAGGGGGYASRSGIAQARTGALPADDEVAETFSEVAEEAVEAVEEAAEEAAEEAAELSVNRNLLVQEAVLAMQEQQSAASGGDVVEGRSSSLPATDALDEIEIPSVPADDTASPPVETAVRSTGVEATTATETETATETMATSAATVTEAATETEATTLTTDTTAQPAAAGLAVDAEEAAAAVQEVAAVADSVRTKRQETELTAVDDLSFALAGLGSLIGSNVGRYLDATFSANVDLIQGFENTGLLVLDQVEDRLRKRQERLNKLRAASSSSSSSNS, from the exons ATGAAGTCCATGGTAATAGTCATCGCTGTGCTCGCCGCATCGCAGGCAGCTCCCCAAGGCCATGGGGGTATCAGGT TCACGCAAAAGGAGTACAATGGCCTACAGCAGGCGCTGGGCTATCGCGTCCCGGTGGGCATCTACAGCGCCAACCAAGTATTCTCAATGGTGGAGGAATACCCCACAGACTACATCGTCCTCAACTTCCCCGGTCTGAGCGCTGGCGGCGGAGGCGGCTACGCGTCACGCAGTGGAATTGCTCAAGCTAGGA CTGGTGCTTTGCCTGCTGACGACGAAGTGGCTGAGACTTTCAGTGAAGTGGCTGAGGAGGCCGTAGAGGCCGTCGAAGAAGCTGCAGAAGAAGCTGCAGAAGAAGCTGCAGAATTATCCGTCAACAGGA ACCTGTTGGTGCAGGAGGCCGTCCTTGCTATGCAGGAGCAGCAGTCTGCGGCCTCGGGAGGAGACGTCGTGGAAGGCAGGAGCAGCT CTTTACCAGCAACGGATGCACTCGACGAGATAGAAATTCCATCGGTACCAGCAGATGACACAGCTTCACCGCCCGTAGAAACCGCGGTAAGATCAACGGGAGTCGAAGCCACAACtgcaacagagacagaaacagcaacagaaacaatgGCAACATCAGCAGCAACTGTAACTGAAGCGGCAACAGAAACAGAGGCAACGACTCTCACGACCGATACAACAGCTCAACCGGCAGCTG CTGGATTGGCTGTTGACGCTGAAGAAGCAGCTGCTGCCGTCCAAGAAGTAGCTGCCGTTGCTGATTCCGTTCGGACCAAGCGTCAGGAGACGGAACTCACGGCTGTTGACGACCTTTCCTTTGCCCTCGCTGGCCTTGGTTCCCTCATAG GATCCAATGTTGGTCGGTACCTAGACGCCACCTTTAGTGCTAACGTGGACCTCATCCAAGGCTTCGAGAACACCGGGCTCCTTGTCCTCGACCAAGTGGAGGATCGTCTCAGGAAGCGCCAGGAACGCCTGAATAAGCTCAgagctgcttcctcttcctcttcttcctccaacaGCTAA